Part of the Xenopus tropicalis strain Nigerian chromosome 3, UCB_Xtro_10.0, whole genome shotgun sequence genome, TGAAACCATGGATAAACATTTGCCAGCCCTTTGCTCAGTTCTTGACCAATCAGCGATTAGCTGCTAGTGTTTGTGTCTTCCtgcttttaaagaaaaagtaacaccaaaaaagtgaaaatgttttaaagtaattaaactataatgtatttCTTTGCTCCACTGGTacattttgtgtgtttgttttaagAAGTTtactatagtttctataaatacatttctgtgtagccatgggggcagccattcaaaaggagaaaaggcacaggttacatagcagataacagataaactctgtagaattcaatggtgttttatctgttatctgctatgcaacctctgacctttctccttttttccagcttgaatggctgcccccatggctacacagcagggtatttatataaactatagtaccatttctatagcaaacacacccgttttaccagtgcaaggcagcagtttattttaattactttaaaacacttaatttTTTGGTGTAAGCTTATACTACACGTCTCTTTACCTCTTTTCTGGAAACCTTAACTGCTGTATACTAAATAGGTACTATATTCTATAACAGGGCcccccaaaggatttttatggacCCTCTGTCTGGTCAGAGGCTCCATAAGCTATACTATATGACATTCACATTTTAATTcaatctggccctccaacatgctgtattaGATATAATTTGCCCAAAGCATGTagtaagttggacagcattgctctattgtatttaaaaaaaacaaaacattatttatgTTTTCAATTGTTAAGTTACGGTAATGACTATTAAACATACCCATCACATGCAATTTCTACTTTCCCACACCAAATGAAGATTAAATGAACCTGGTAAAATAAGATAAGCCAATGATTATTTCATAATTTCTCACCTGATCCAGTTCATCAAAATCATCATTCAGTGAGAACGATGAATCAGGATCATTTAGAATATCTTTTAGCTGAGGGAAATCCAAAGGtctcaaaaatgtaaaatctgttctttccagagcCGGAGAAAAACTAGTTTTATAACGTAGGGTTGAAGAACGCGGTATAGTCTTAACTTCCATGTACTTTAAGGTACTTTCAGAATGTAACTGTAGAGTGGGTTCTGGGTGGCATGGGAAACTTTCACACATTGTTGGTGCATTTTCTGTCTTTAAGCACTTGATGGTTAATACAGTAAAAGTTACCAGAGAGACTACACTAATTGCAACAAGAGATATGATTAAGTATAAAGTCACATCTGATTGTTCATTGTTAGATATCTGGAAATCTTGTGATTTAGGAGTTTCATCTGGAACAACTTCTTCAAACGATACTATGACAGTGGCTGTGCTTGATAAAGCTGGTTCCCCATTATCTCGAATTAGGACAAATATGGTGTTTGTGCTCTCATCAGTCTCAAGTACATGTCGCATAACTCTTATTTCCCCTGTATGCGGTGAAATTCGAAATAGAGAGGGATCAGTGGCCTGAAGTATAGTATAAGTTAACCAAGCATTGTAGCCTGAATCAGCATCTACAGCTGTTATCTTGGTGACCAAATAACCCATGGATACATGTCGAGGTACTTTTTGATGCTCAATGGTTTCTCTAGTCAACACAGGATACAGAATAGTTGGATGATTGTCATTTTggtctaaaataaatatatgtatagtgGCATTTGTTCTTAGTATTGGGGAGCCACTATCCTCTACAAAAACCGGAATTTCTAAATGTTGAATATGCTCATAGTCAAAGGAGCGCTGAGCATAGACATTGCCATTGTtttcattaatataaataaaagaagatATCGGAGAGCCTGATATATAAGAATCCATAACCGAAAACTTAAGGAGGGCATTTGTACCCTCATCAATATCAGTTGCAAATATTTTACATAGCAATGTTCCAGGAAGGTTATTCTCATGTATAAAGGCATAGAAAAAAGGTTGTGAGAACAAAGGCTTATTATCATTGACATCTGATATATTAAGAACAAGTGTTTTCTCAGTGAACATGGGAGGAACACCTAAGTCTGAGGCAATAAAGTGTATATTATACTGAGGCATAGTTTCCCTATCTAATGCAGCATTTGTTATCAAAGAAAAATGATTTTCAAGAGATATAAATTTAAAAGGAAGTTCTGCTGAGAGTTCTAATTGTACTTCACCATTTTTGCCTGAATCGCGATCAATTATATTGAACAATCCAACAACTGTTCCAAATGGCGTGTTCTCAGGAACAGAATTTTCCAAGGAAGTTACAAAAATCTCTGGAGCATTATCATTTGAGTCTTCAATTTCCACTTGGATAACGCAATGTCCTTCCATCACAGGTATACCCTTGTCTCTGGCTCGTATATGAATTTCATAAAAACTCGATTCTTCAAAATCGATCTCTCCTTGAACATGTATTTCCCCACTACTGGAATCTAGCCTAAATAACTTTTCCACCAATCTGGCCGTATGATCATCAAAGGAATACTCAATTTCACTGTTTAAACCATCATCCAGATCAGTAGCATTCAGTTTTATGAGTAAAGTATCCAGTGGAATATTTTCCAATAAACTAGTCTTATAAACAGGCTGATCAAATTTTGGAGGGTTGTCATTGTTATCCAAAACATGTATTGTAATTTTAGTTGTGCCAGATCTAGGTGGGTTCCCTCCATCTAAAGCGGTAAGTATTAGCTGATGCTCTCCTATCTCCTCTCTATCAAGTGTGTGCTCCAGAACTAATTCAGGAAATAGCTTGCCATCTTTGAGTTGTTTGACACTCAATGCAAAATATTGGCTTGGACTCAACTCATAAGAGATGACTGCATTGGTCCCCACATCTGGATCAATAGCATTCTCCAATGGAAACCTTAGTCCTGGAGCTGCCAGCTCTGCTATTTTTATTAGGCGCTCAGAATAAACAAAATGAGGCGAATTATCATTGATATCCAAAATCTCAATAATTAAGCGAAACAACTCCAGTGGTTTTTCTATAATGAGTTCTACAGGCAACAAACAGCTCAAAACAGAATCACACAGAGTCTCTCTGTCTATCTTTTCATTCAGAAGCAGATCTCCCATTTCCAGCTTTATGGCAAAATACTTTTTACTTTCCTCAGATCCCAGCCTCAGTCGTCTTTCAGAAATATGTTCCACATTCAATCCCAGATCCCTTGCTACATTTCCTATTAATGTTCCAGGATCTGATTCCTCTATCACAGTGTAATGAAGCTGTCCATTTGACCAACCCCAGCAAATAAGATAAAATACATAAATTACTTGCCATTTCCAAGCTTTCCAAAGGAGCTGAAAGTCCATATTAACAAGGTCTTTCCCTGGGATTGTAAAACCAGTAACGGAAAAATATGATCTAGCCTGAATAAATCCAGCAAAGCAAATGTAATTAGCTGAAAGTGTTTCTTGTAGTGAAGCAGTTGGTATATGGATGGTTTTATACTTTGTACTGATCAACGTGAAAGAGGGAGGGTGAGTCATTACTGGAGGAGGACAGAAATAAGACAGTAAAAAAGCAGATATTATGTGTTAGCTTATATGATTATTGGTTGAGAgttactcccactcctccaatgACTAAAATTGTCTTGGCATTACTAAACATATTAATAGACTAGCAGAACAACCTGTGCTTTGCTGGTTTGCTTTGACTATTCTTCCTAAGAATttagaaaaaaagttaaaacctTTACAAACCTTTGCAAGAACAAAAgcgctgtaaaaaaaaaaagctaaatgtaATTAATGTTAATACATGCAAGACACAGACACTACAATTGGTACTTCCTTTTCTCTACACAACAGTAGAAAGCAAATGAAATATCAGACAAATATTGCTTACCAACTTGCCTGCAAATTAAACAGATTTTCTAATCTTTCAAAACATCTCTAGAaaatagtgtgtatgtatgtataagtgtatatttctATATGAATGTAACAGTTATCATGTCTATTCATTTTGTTTTGCAAAGCCTGTTTATCTGATGCGCTGCACAGTACAGTTCTTTTATCTGTTTATTTCCACAGAAACAGATGGGTTGATAACATTCAGTACTGTGTTCTGGGAAATGGATCAAGAAACAAATCTTGGATACAGTTACTACAGGGTAAAAGCAGAACATTGCtctctttaaatgtaatttgAAGTATAAACacatctatctttctttctttctatctatctatctatctatctatcatctatctatctatctatctatctatctatctatctatctaatgtatcatGCTGAAGTATATATATCATTGGGAGGATTCACAAAATAATGATTTCTTGCACGGGTGCCTAGTAATGTCTTTTGACACATCCAGATCACTATACCTTTCTAAATCTGAGAATGAACAAGAAAAGTAGACACCTGAAGAAGGGCAAACAAAATTACTATACaatactgtaatactgtataaCAAATACAAGTGTCAACTCACATGTCAATTGTGCATCTAGCGTtacaaaatttttaatttttttttgctaaaatgcTTATTTGGGCAATAGGTAAAGCATGGGAAGGTATGCCTCtatgtaaggcagggatccccaacctttttttactggtgagtcacactcagatgtaaaaagtgtttggggatgccaaataagggctgcgattgctatttggtagcccaatgtggactgctagcctgcaggaggctctgcttggagtaaaaaggtatctctgtgcttctaaaacttgtgtccaaaccagagatttaaaaatgggccactgggagaaacatcaaagggggtggtgagtagagatgtagcgaacctcacaaaaaaagtttgcgaacttctgccaaaaagtgcgaacttttgcgaactttgcgaaccccatagacttcattgagaaggcaaactttaaaatcagttttctggccagaaatggcttttctaggttttaaagtgttgtttaaagggtgccacgacctggacagtggcatgcaggagggggatcaagggcaaaaatttctctgaaagatacgttgttgacacagcgttgcattttgtgctgtaaagggcagaaatcacactacatttctaaacttgtgtaataaactgcttttacaaggactattgggttacagcagatgagatcagcagggcagctgtccccagcagctacatacagagcagtagaaagtagattactagtcagcaaagctacttaaactgtccctcaaatccctgcacagctctctccctatgctaactcaacaagcacactcaggcagaatgtaaaatggctgctgggcttcggtttatatatggaagggagtggtccgggggtggtccaggagggagagctgcctgattggctgccatttatctgctggctctggggtgagaggtcaaaatttggctccagctaaggcgaacccaaaattgcgaacatcgctaaaagttcgcgaacttgcgaacacccgatttttgtgtgaattagttcaccggcgaacagttcgctacatctctagtggtgAGCAGtatcggactgggacctcaggggcccaccagaaaaccttagactatagtaCCCACTCTACAAACTACTTTCCtccctttcctcgcccaacccctttattctcctagtctctttcattaacatgctagcatctattcttctatctatttcttctctttgttcccattcagaaatagggaatgaccatgaattaggctaAATgatcaggagggcccactgacacctgggcccaccgggagttttcctggtatcctggtgggccagtccgacactggtggtgagcaacatgttgctcccgagccactggttatcAACAGCCAACAGGTGTCTATATGCAATCATCAAGCTTTCTTTGCACTTGTAGAAACCACCATTTATGCCTTCTAAAAATCATATGCTCTCCATTTATCACTATGGCCAAAAGCCAGAATATTTTTCAGAATCAAAGGCAATAGCAGGTTACAACACACATTGCTTTAGAATAGGTAATTTTAATTTAAGGTTAGGAGAAAAGCATAATTATATCCAGTAAAAAAGGCTTTGAGTTCTATTATTCCAAAATAAGACATTCAAATGTAACCATTTCAATAATGCCAGAACAAGGCCTTCAAACACTTGACAAGTCTCTAATTTATAAGTCCTAAAGAAATCATTTCTTGAATGAATTTGCTCGAATATAATAAAATTGTGCTGTGAAAATAACACATGCAGGTTTGATGAGAAGAACCATTGTCTGTGTTCTGCATATCTACATTACTGCTGTTCTTTTTAATGACTATGGAAGCTTTCATTGCAAAATGTTTCTGCTTTTAATTTACTTTCAGAtacatcatttttaaatttcttaatatttatgtattttatatttgtaataaagATATTAAGAGATTACGGTATAATTAATGTATTACTAGTACAATTATTACTAGTATTACTGGCTTAGAATCTAACCCTATCTTAGCTACAATTATGCCAGAGTGGCCatggaattccccagcatttaaatccttgagggtagtacagtcactgattttatatgtaaaatgagGAATGGAAAGGTGTCAAACCAATCCTGTGTTGTTGTCAACAGTGTGTGAAACAAAAATACTTTTCCTTATGGGTCTCCAGTGGCACTCGGAGTCTAAAAAGTGGCATTGCAATACAGATttttaattcaaaaataaattaatattaatcaAAAATAAATTTTGATTTATGAGTAATGGTGTAATGCATATAAAATCAGTTTAAGTGATAATATAAAAGCTTGTGACATACTACAAAAACTCAGTATATCACTTATAGAGAGAAGTGAATAAGAACCAATTGGGGGCAGTATGGCAGTGAGAATAATGCTTCAGGTTTAGGCATTCAAAGcctaaaatatattgcacaatgtATACGCACAATAGTTTTGTTCTTCTTTCAGTGGAGTAGTATACAGATCAGTAATAAGCTCTTAACCATCAATAAAACTCGCTTTTACCTTTTGTTTTTGAGAAAACAAGAACCACCCCTAAGTCTCAAATGTATTGCAACagaatagataataataataataataataataataataataataataatcataatcatAATCATAATAATTCCATTATTAAACTAAGCACAATTTGTTACATTTGTATAGCATTTTGGCTACAAACGACTTGAGATGTAAGTGCTTACTATGTTAATAGTTTGTAAGTATGCAAACCTGCCATTATAGAATGTCTATGTTTCTGAGCTATTTCTTTGCATTTTATGTAGacatttttccctttaaagactCAGAAATGTTGCTAGTATTTTGTCCATGGTTTTCTCGGATGTTTCCTAGTATAATGTCTGGGTGGGTTTCCCTGGTTAAAGGTTAACTCTTCTAAAgtattttctagcattttgttctgccattttttcctgaaaaatatttaatatgttgggttgaaaaacccaacagactgttcttTGACTTGAACTTATTCTCccatttttccttcttcttcttcttcgtgCCCCcaattttctaaatgctactcctcctacagttttaggggtacaacacccaaactctccccacttcttcaccctatagcggagcaggttgcttgtgcttttctaagtgatcccatcccccatctttttgtggccccgctctgaacaccccaatttttctattgattttgacaggaaagattttcaaactgctgccccacttacagctttgatgctacaccccccaaacttaaatcacattATCATGGGTTCAcctcgaatgaaacagcgacatttgttgaatgaccccaagtgagaggggccaacaacaggcaatcaaatttcaccaattgactgccaatcttacagctttgaggctacactccccaaacttgagtCACGGGgtaagcctgaatgaaaatacgatgattgtttgatgcccaaaagtgggtggagctgttaacagccaatcagatttcatccatttcaTTGactgacttcacgtttttcaacccaacatgaagtttgttctcaaacttccctttctagttatattGTGCTCAGATGTAGCAGAAAAGCACATTACCATTTCTATGAGTAATGGCAAAAGAAGATACGagaaataaagtgccaattctatgtataatacaaccagaacacatggaaggataaagtgccaattccatgtatagtaCTATCAGAATACATgaaaggataaatacagtgtcaattctaTGTATAACACTATAATACTACTAGAACACATGAAAGCATAAATagagtaccaattccatgtataacactaCCAGAATACAtaaaaggataaatacagtgccaattctatgtataacactataatactaccagaacacatggaaggattaatacagtgccaattctatgtataatactaccagaatACATgaaaggataaatacagtgccaattctatgtataacacaataatactaccagaacacatggaaggataaatacagtgccaattccatgtatagtgCTACCAGAATACATGATAGGATAAATATATTGctaattctatgtataatactaTAATACCAGAACACACGGAAGCATAAATagagtaccaattccatgtataatacaacCAGAACACATGGAAgtataaatactgtgccaattccatgtatattagtaccagaacacatggcataaatacagtgccagttttaTGTAGGATTCAACAAGAACATGTGACAGAAAACAAGCAGTGCCACTTTAATGATTAATGTCCATGAATGAATGGTGGGACAGTGGCAGTTTAAGACAGAAAGAAATAGTAAAATGCATGAGGACAGATTAATAGGGGGTTTATAATTCTACAGTATTTTACAGTCTGGTTAGAGTTTTCTTAAACTAGGGAAACAAAAATGTTTGGGTGGCTATGGTCCCCCTCTTCCGACATGCATGTAATGTATTATTATAGTATTTTAAAAGAATAAGTACTTtcccccctacaaaaaaattaGGTTTATcattatctaaaggtggccatatgcattcagattttagtcttcttctgatgaaAGATAttaatcgtacttttaaatgcaacaatttaaaacTAAGATTCAGACTAAATTTGTAGAATCAAGCCTTacaaataacaaatcggaggatgttctgaacatgaaatagttggcaaacatcaattgtatgaaagtgacaTCCCAGAAATGCACTGTGGGTTCCCCAAGGATAATGTCAGATACACAGTACACGTGCGGATGTAATTATTATCcaaccaaaatgaaaaaaattaaaaaccaaaacTGATCACTATGGTACAACTTTTTTATACAATTATATCAGTGCGTATATGGCCAGCGTAAGTCATTAATCAAACTGTTGGTCATTCTAATCTactctgaaaaatactttctgCCCATAGTGACAAGTGAATTTTCAAAACATGTCCTACCTGTTCCATGCAAGCTGAAGGTAAACTGTCTTTCAGAGAACTATTTCCATTAGTAGAATCTTCTGTGTCAATAAGAGTGTCAGTTGGAACATTCTGAATTGGCTTCAGATAGGCAAATTCATTCTGGCTGGAATCAATAGCCACACAAAGTTCATATGGGAATGGGAGAGGCAATGTTCCATCACTAACCTGAGAGGGACATGTTAACGTAAGGTGGGGGTAGATGCCTTTACCAGCATTGGCAAAAGCAGTTGAAATGTTTGATTTTCTGCATTTAAAAATGACTGTAGTCATGactgttaaaacaaataaaaaggatATCAGAGCTATTGATACAATTAGATAAAATGATACATTCGACTGCGCATCTGATTCCTTGGTGTATTTAGTTATTTCTGGATGAACTCGTTGAAAATTCTCAGCCACAACTAAATTCAAAGTAACTGTTGCTGATAGGGAGGGAGTTCCATTATCTTTTGCCAGAACAACAATTCTTTGCCTAAGATTTTCAATATCATCAAAATCCCTTATGACTCTTATTTCCCCGGTGTGTTGTCCAATGGAAAAATAAGGAGAATCAGGAACTTGCAGCAAGTGGTAGGAGAGCCATGCATTATGACCAGAATCTGCATCTATTGCCACTATTTTTGTTACAAGGTAATCTTTTCCTGAAAAACGAGGAATAAATTCAAATAAAGCAGTGGAATCTGTGTCCGGCGAGGGGTATAGGATCCTTGGAGCATTGTCATTCTGGTCAATAATACAAATCTTTACAGTGATGTTTTGGCTTAAGGGAGGAGATCCAGAGTCCTTAGCCATAACTTGAAATTGAAATTCTCTTAACTGCTCATAATCAAATGAACGTTGTGCATATAGAACTCCAGTCATGGAATTTATAGAAATATAGGATAGCATTGAGACCTCATCTTTATTGTTACCGAGCACAGAATAAACAATCTTCCCATTTTCACTGAGATCTGAATCAGACGCATGAATGTTGTATATTGAGGTTCCTGGTGAGTTATTTTCTGCAACGTATATGATGTAATTTGCTTTCTCAAAAACTGGAGCATTATCGTTTACATCTGATATGATTAACCGTATGGTTTTGTTGGTGGACAACTGAGGCAATCCTTTATCTGAAGCCGTAATGGTGATATTGTACTCTGCATTGGTTTCCCTGTCCATGTTGGCTTTAGTTATAAGTTTATAGTAATTATTTGATGTTGATGTGAATTCAAAGGGCATATTTTCATTAATATGACAAGTGACCTGACCATTTTCTCCAGAATCCAAATCATGAATTTTAATTAGAGCTATTACTGTACCAGCTGGAGAATCTTCTGATATTGTCGATGTAACAGATGTGATGATTATTTCAGGGGCATTGTCATTAACATCAATTATATCTACCAATACTTTACAATGAGATGTCAGACCTCCTCCATCTTTGGCTTCCACTGTCATTTGGTAGCTTTCTGTCAATTCAAAGTCCAGCTCACCAATGGTTTTAATAATTCCTTTTATAGGATCTATGGTGAATATCTGAAGAACGTTTTTAGTAATTTGGCTAAATGAATATGTAATCATTGCATTGGAACCATCATCTTTGTCAATGGCATTTAATTGCAGTACTACAAAATCCTTTGGTGCATTTTCTTCTAAATTTATGTGGTATATGTCTTGGCTAAATGCAGGACTGTTGTCATTAACATCTTGTATCATAACCCTTAGAGTGGCTGTACCAGTTTTAGAAGGATTTCCTCCATCATAAGCAGTTAAAATTAATTCATAGGAGCTTTGTTTTTCTCTGTCAAGCGGCTTTTCTAAGACCAGTTCTGGATGGTGAATTCCATCTGTGCTAGTCTTTTGTCCCAGTGTGAAATACTCATTGTCAGAAAGTGTATAGCCCTGCACCGAATTGGTCCCCAGATCTGGATCTTGAGCTATTCCAAGAATAACATGTGCCCCAGGTAAAGCAGACTCACTAATCAGTATGTCAAAGGTATCCTTGATAAAACTTGGTGAAACATCATTTATATCCTCAATTTCAACTTTAACAGTGTACAGATTCAAAGGATTCTCAATAACAGCTTCGAGGTTAATGAAGCAAGCCTCTTTTGCTCCACATAATCCTTCCCTGTCTATTCTTTCTGAAACATGCAAGTTCCCATTTTCTAAACTGACTTCAAAATATTGCTTTCTTGCATGAGATACAATATGGAAATTTCTATATTGCAG contains:
- the pcdhga11 gene encoding protocadherin gamma subfamily A, 11 isoform X29, yielding MDFQLLWKAWKWQVIYVFYLICWGWSNGQLHYTVIEESDPGTLIGNVARDLGLNVEHISERRLRLGSEESKKYFAIKLEMGDLLLNEKIDRETLCDSVLSCLLPVELIIEKPLELFRLIIEILDINDNSPHFVYSERLIKIAELAAPGLRFPLENAIDPDVGTNAVISYELSPSQYFALSVKQLKDGKLFPELVLEHTLDREEIGEHQLILTALDGGNPPRSGTTKITIHVLDNNDNPPKFDQPVYKTSLLENIPLDTLLIKLNATDLDDGLNSEIEYSFDDHTARLVEKLFRLDSSSGEIHVQGEIDFEESSFYEIHIRARDKGIPVMEGHCVIQVEIEDSNDNAPEIFVTSLENSVPENTPFGTVVGLFNIIDRDSGKNGEVQLELSAELPFKFISLENHFSLITNAALDRETMPQYNIHFIASDLGVPPMFTEKTLVLNISDVNDNKPLFSQPFFYAFIHENNLPGTLLCKIFATDIDEGTNALLKFSVMDSYISGSPISSFIYINENNGNVYAQRSFDYEHIQHLEIPVFVEDSGSPILRTNATIHIFILDQNDNHPTILYPVLTRETIEHQKVPRHVSMGYLVTKITAVDADSGYNAWLTYTILQATDPSLFRISPHTGEIRVMRHVLETDESTNTIFVLIRDNGEPALSSTATVIVSFEEVVPDETPKSQDFQISNNEQSDVTLYLIISLVAISVVSLVTFTVLTIKCLKTENAPTMCESFPCHPEPTLQLHSESTLKYMEVKTIPRSSTLRYKTSFSPALERTDFTFLRPLDFPQLKDILNDPDSSFSLNDDFDELDQAQPNADWRFSQAAQKPGPSGAQPTEEAGVWPNNQFETERLQAMILASANEAAEGTSGLGGGTGTMGLSARYGPQFTLQHVPDYRQNVYIPGSTLTPTNGAGKREGKGNKKKSSKKDKK
- the pcdhga11 gene encoding protocadherin gamma subfamily A, 11 isoform X28: MDFQLLWKAWKWQVIYVFYLICWGWSNGQLHYTVIEESDPGTLIGNVARDLGLNVEHISERRLRLGSEESKKYFAIKLEMGDLLLNEKIDRETLCDSVLSCLLPVELIIEKPLELFRLIIEILDINDNSPHFVYSERLIKIAELAAPGLRFPLENAIDPDVGTNAVISYELSPSQYFALSVKQLKDGKLFPELVLEHTLDREEIGEHQLILTALDGGNPPRSGTTKITIHVLDNNDNPPKFDQPVYKTSLLENIPLDTLLIKLNATDLDDGLNSEIEYSFDDHTARLVEKLFRLDSSSGEIHVQGEIDFEESSFYEIHIRARDKGIPVMEGHCVIQVEIEDSNDNAPEIFVTSLENSVPENTPFGTVVGLFNIIDRDSGKNGEVQLELSAELPFKFISLENHFSLITNAALDRETMPQYNIHFIASDLGVPPMFTEKTLVLNISDVNDNKPLFSQPFFYAFIHENNLPGTLLCKIFATDIDEGTNALLKFSVMDSYISGSPISSFIYINENNGNVYAQRSFDYEHIQHLEIPVFVEDSGSPILRTNATIHIFILDQNDNHPTILYPVLTRETIEHQKVPRHVSMGYLVTKITAVDADSGYNAWLTYTILQATDPSLFRISPHTGEIRVMRHVLETDESTNTIFVLIRDNGEPALSSTATVIVSFEEVVPDETPKSQDFQISNNEQSDVTLYLIISLVAISVVSLVTFTVLTIKCLKTENAPTMCESFPCHPEPTLQLHSESTLKYMEVKTIPRSSTLRYKTSFSPALERTDFTFLRPLDFPQLKDILNDPDSSFSLNDDFDELDQQAQPNADWRFSQAAQKPGPSGAQPTEEAGVWPNNQFETERLQAMILASANEAAEGTSGLGGGTGTMGLSARYGPQFTLQHVPDYRQNVYIPGSTLTPTNGAGKREGKGNKKKSSKKDKK
- the pcdhga11 gene encoding protocadherin gamma subfamily A, 11 isoform X1; this encodes MLCLSLLVYLKKIFQLTVGEKIGYGRMKRTMTWQVVMLCISVACKSVHGQLQYSIPEELKKGFVVGNMAKDLGLNIKELQYRNFHIVSHARKQYFEVSLENGNLHVSERIDREGLCGAKEACFINLEAVIENPLNLYTVKVEIEDINDVSPSFIKDTFDILISESALPGAHVILGIAQDPDLGTNSVQGYTLSDNEYFTLGQKTSTDGIHHPELVLEKPLDREKQSSYELILTAYDGGNPSKTGTATLRVMIQDVNDNSPAFSQDIYHINLEENAPKDFVVLQLNAIDKDDGSNAMITYSFSQITKNVLQIFTIDPIKGIIKTIGELDFELTESYQMTVEAKDGGGLTSHCKVLVDIIDVNDNAPEIIITSVTSTISEDSPAGTVIALIKIHDLDSGENGQVTCHINENMPFEFTSTSNNYYKLITKANMDRETNAEYNITITASDKGLPQLSTNKTIRLIISDVNDNAPVFEKANYIIYVAENNSPGTSIYNIHASDSDLSENGKIVYSVLGNNKDEVSMLSYISINSMTGVLYAQRSFDYEQLREFQFQVMAKDSGSPPLSQNITVKICIIDQNDNAPRILYPSPDTDSTALFEFIPRFSGKDYLVTKIVAIDADSGHNAWLSYHLLQVPDSPYFSIGQHTGEIRVIRDFDDIENLRQRIVVLAKDNGTPSLSATVTLNLVVAENFQRVHPEITKYTKESDAQSNVSFYLIVSIALISFLFVLTVMTTVIFKCRKSNISTAFANAGKGIYPHLTLTCPSQVSDGTLPLPFPYELCVAIDSSQNEFAYLKPIQNVPTDTLIDTEDSTNGNSSLKDSLPSACMEQQAQPNADWRFSQAAQKPGPSGAQPTEEAGVWPNNQFETERLQAMILASANEAAEGTSGLGGGTGTMGLSARYGPQFTLQHVPDYRQNVYIPGSTLTPTNGAGKREGKGNKKKSSKKDKK